Genomic segment of Buchnera aphidicola (Aphis nerii):
CGTGACTTAACAATTAATGCTATTGCTCAAGATGAATTTGGAAATTATATTGATCCATATCAAGGTAAGAAAGATTTAGAAAATTGTCTATTACGTCATATTTCTGATGCGTTTATCGAAGATCCATTACGTGTTTTAAGAACAGCTAGGTTTGCTGCTCAATTAATGCATTTAGGATTTCGTATTGCAAATGAAACTATTCTTTTAATGCGGAAAATAGTGAAAAGTAAAGAACTATTATATTTAACTATAAATAGAATTTGGATTGAAACTGAAAAAGCATTTAAAACTAGAAATCCACATGTTTATTTTCAAGTTTTATATGACTGTAAAGCACTTCATTTAATATTTCCAGAAATACATTTTTTATATCAAAAAGAACTACTTTTTCCTAACGTATTAAATAAATTAAATAATTTTTTTTTATCAATTGGTTTGTCTAAGATATCCATGTTAACTGAAGACATTTCTATACGTTTTTCTTTTTTATTTCAATTTTTTTCTTTGCATGTTAATTATATGTCCGGAAAAAAGTTTTATGATGAAATTTCTGCATCTATTGTTAAAAATTTTTGTAATCGTTTTAATATTCCTATATATGTTAAAGAAATAGCTATATTGAGTGTTGGTTTTTATAAATTTCTAAATTTAATACAATATCAATCTTCTGAAGATATTATCAATTTTTTTTGTAAAATAGATGCTTGGAGAAAACCAGAACGTGTTAAAAAATTTTCATTTTTAAGCAATTTTAATTTTTTAAATAATCAAGGAAATAATATCTTAAATATTGATAATACACCTGGTTTTTTTCTTGAAACATCTTTTCATATTACAAAAAATATATCTATCAAATTAATTTTACAAAAAGGTTTTAAAGGAAAAGAAATAAAAAATGAGTTAAATCGATTAAGAGTTAAAAAATTAAATTTATGGAGAATAAATAAATTTTAAAATTATTTTTAATAAATTAGGTAAGTATTATTCATTAGTTTATAAAATAAATTAAACCAGCTAGTATAAAACGGTACAATCCAAAAATATTTAATGGAATTTTATTAAGTATTTGAATTAATTTTTTTATTGAAAATAAAGAAATTATTAAAGATATAAAAAATCCACTTAGGTAATAAGGTATATGGTGAATATTAATTTGATTTATATTTTTAAGTAAATCTAAAAAAGATGCTCCTATTGTTAAAGGTATCGAAATAATAAAAGAGAAGTCTATTGCGACAGAACGTTTGATACCCAATAATATTGCAGTTCCTATTGTAGCACCTGATCTTGAGAAACCTGGGTATAAACACAACGATTCAAAGCATCCAATAATTAGTGATTGTAATATATTTATGTCATTAATAGAATTTATTGTTGATTTTTTAGGTTTGAAAATTTCGCTAATAATAAGGAAAATACCTCCGAAAATTAATGCATACATTATATTCTTAGGATTAAATAATAATTTGATACTATCATAAAATATAAAACCTAAAGATACCGTAGGTATCAGAGATATTAAAATATGTATATTTTTATTTCTTTTTTTCTTTTTAAAATTTATTAAATTTATTATTTCTTTAAAAAAAAATATGAATATTGCTATTGATGATCCAAATTGAACAAATATTTTTAATATATCTATATTTTTGTTTGATATACCTAACCAGTGACTAATAACGACTATATGTCCGGTTGATGAAATAGGAAAGAATTCTGTTATTCCTTCTATGATTCCAATTACTATAGAAATAATTATTTTATAGATATAAAACATTTATTTTATCTCTTTAAGTAAAACGGCACTAAATAATAGCACCGTTTTTATTTTTCTAGGAATTAATTATATAAAGACATAATTATTGTTTCACCGGCAATAATAGAACCTGATGATTTTTCTATTTTTTTAAATTTTTCCATATTAGATATTACTACAGGTGTCAAAATAGAACGTGCTTTTTTTTCTAATATATTTAAATCGAATAAGATAATAGTATCTCCTATTTTTACTTTTTGATCATCTTTAGCTATTTGTTTAAAACCTTCTCCTTTTAATTGTATTGTATCAATACCAAAATGTACGAATAATTCCACACCATCTTCTGAAAAAATTGAAAAAGCATGTTTACTATTGAGTATTTTACTAATAGTTCCATTTACTGGTGATATTATTTTATTGCCTGATGGTTTAATTGCAATTCCATCACCTACAATTTTTTTAGAAAAAACAACATCTGGCACATCTTCAATATTTATTATTTCGCCTGATACAGGTGCAAAAATTTCTATTTTGTTTGAAAAATGAGATTTTTTGACATTAAAAAAATCTGATAAGAAACCCATTTTATTCTCCTAAGCACTTCTATTATTATTTCTTATTTTAAAAAATTAAATGACTCCTTAATTAAATTTATTTAATAAATTAAATATTTCTTTTGTCGTAGGTAAATCTAATATTTTTTTAGCTAAATTTTGAGCCTTTGAGAAAGAAGTTTTTCGAATTTTTTCTTTGATTTTAGGAATACTTGTTGAACTCATACTAAACTCATCTAAACCCATACCTAATAAAAGAGCAGTAATACGTTCGTCTCCTGCTAATTCTCCACACATACCAGTCCATTTTTTATTTTTATGAGAAACATCAATTACATTTTTAATTAATTTTAATATAGCTGGACTAATTGGATTATACAAATGTGAAATTAAATCATTACCTCGATCAACAGCCAAAGTGTATTGTGTTAAATCATTAGTTCCAATACTAAAAAAATCTACTTCTTTGATTAAATGTTCTGCTATTATGGCTGATGCAGGAGTTTCTATCATAATTCCAATTTTAATATTTTCATCAAACTTTATATTATTCTTACTTAATTGCTGTTTTAGTTTATTAATTTCTATTTTTAATATTCGAATTTCCTCTACTGATATGATCATAGGAAATAAAATATATATTTTACCAAAATCAGAAGCTCTTAGTATAGCTTTTAATTGAGTGTGTAAGATTTCTTTTCTATCCATTGAAATACGTATAGCTCTCCATCCAAGAAATGGATTTTCTTCTTTTGGTAAGTTCATATACGGAAGATCTTTATCACCTCCAATATCCATAGTTCTGATAATAACTGATTTATTTCCCATAGTTTCTGCAATTTCTTTATATGCTTGAAATTGTTCTTGTTCTGTCGGCAATGTATTTCGTCCCATAAATAAGAATTCTGTTCGATAAAGACCAATACATTCAGCTCCATTTTTTTTTGCTGATTCAACATCTTGAATGTTGCCAATATTAGAACCAATTTTAATGTTATGTCCATCAATTGTAGTTGCTGGTAAGTTTTTTAGTTTTATAAAACTATTTTTTTTAAGAAAATATTTTTTTTCTACTTCTTTTTTTTTATTTATTAATTCAATAGAAGGATTAATAAAAATTTGATTATTGATTGAGTCTAAAATAACATAATCGTTGTTTTTTACTGTGTTTGTAATATTACCAGTACCTACAATTGCAGGTATTTCCAGTGATCTTGCCATAATTGAAGTATGCGATGTTGGACCACCTAAATCTGTAATGAATCCTAAGATATATTTTAAATTAATTTGCGCAGTTTCTGAAGGAGTGAGATCTTTTGAAATTAAAATTACTTGATTTTTTATATTGTTTAAATCAACAATATTAATATTAAGTATATTTTTTAATAAACGTAATCCAATATCTCTTACATCAATTGCTCTGTTTTTTAAATATTCATCTTTTATTTTTTCTAATGATTTAGCTTGTTCTTCAATAACATATTCAGTTGCTTCTGCTGCGGATATTTTTTTTTCTTGAATTAAGTCTATTATTTCTTTTTCTAATTCTTCATCTTCAAGAAGCATAATATGACCTTCAAAAATGCCTTCTTGTTTTGTACCAAATTTTTTCCCTGTAATTAATTTGATTTCTGTTAATTGATTAATTGATTTTTTTCTTCCGTTAAAAAATTTATTGATTTCTGTTTTAATATTTTGAACAGAAATTGTTTTACGGTTAATAACAATATCTTCATTTTTTAATAAAAGAGCATGACCAAATGCGATACCCGGTGATGCCAAAATGCCTGAAATCATAACATTACCTTTAACTATAAATTTTATATTTGTTGTAGATAGGAGAACATTGAATGTCAGGCGAATATATTTTTTTTATAAAAGAAATCCGGAAGTAGGATTAAACCTCCGGTGTTTTATAAAAATTCATAAATTATTTTTTAATTATGATTTATTCTAATTCTG
This window contains:
- a CDS encoding tRNA CCA-pyrophosphorylase: MKIYLVGGAVRDQLLKLPIKDRDWVVVGATKKELLKKNFQQVGKDFPVFLHPETHEEYALARKERKLGKGYSGFYTNFSSNITLEEDLIRRDLTINAIAQDEFGNYIDPYQGKKDLENCLLRHISDAFIEDPLRVLRTARFAAQLMHLGFRIANETILLMRKIVKSKELLYLTINRIWIETEKAFKTRNPHVYFQVLYDCKALHLIFPEIHFLYQKELLFPNVLNKLNNFFLSIGLSKISMLTEDISIRFSFLFQFFSLHVNYMSGKKFYDEISASIVKNFCNRFNIPIYVKEIAILSVGFYKFLNLIQYQSSEDIINFFCKIDAWRKPERVKKFSFLSNFNFLNNQGNNILNIDNTPGFFLETSFHITKNISIKLILQKGFKGKEIKNELNRLRVKKLNLWRINKF
- a CDS encoding undecaprenyl-diphosphate phosphatase, whose product is MFYIYKIIISIVIGIIEGITEFFPISSTGHIVVISHWLGISNKNIDILKIFVQFGSSIAIFIFFFKEIINLINFKKKKRNKNIHILISLIPTVSLGFIFYDSIKLLFNPKNIMYALIFGGIFLIISEIFKPKKSTINSINDINILQSLIIGCFESLCLYPGFSRSGATIGTAILLGIKRSVAIDFSFIISIPLTIGASFLDLLKNINQINIHHIPYYLSGFFISLIISLFSIKKLIQILNKIPLNIFGLYRFILAGLIYFIN
- the crr gene encoding PTS glucose transporter subunit IIA encodes the protein MGFLSDFFNVKKSHFSNKIEIFAPVSGEIINIEDVPDVVFSKKIVGDGIAIKPSGNKIISPVNGTISKILNSKHAFSIFSEDGVELFVHFGIDTIQLKGEGFKQIAKDDQKVKIGDTIILFDLNILEKKARSILTPVVISNMEKFKKIEKSSGSIIAGETIIMSLYN
- the ptsI gene encoding phosphoenolpyruvate-protein phosphotransferase PtsI, with product MISGILASPGIAFGHALLLKNEDIVINRKTISVQNIKTEINKFFNGRKKSINQLTEIKLITGKKFGTKQEGIFEGHIMLLEDEELEKEIIDLIQEKKISAAEATEYVIEEQAKSLEKIKDEYLKNRAIDVRDIGLRLLKNILNINIVDLNNIKNQVILISKDLTPSETAQINLKYILGFITDLGGPTSHTSIMARSLEIPAIVGTGNITNTVKNNDYVILDSINNQIFINPSIELINKKKEVEKKYFLKKNSFIKLKNLPATTIDGHNIKIGSNIGNIQDVESAKKNGAECIGLYRTEFLFMGRNTLPTEQEQFQAYKEIAETMGNKSVIIRTMDIGGDKDLPYMNLPKEENPFLGWRAIRISMDRKEILHTQLKAILRASDFGKIYILFPMIISVEEIRILKIEINKLKQQLSKNNIKFDENIKIGIMIETPASAIIAEHLIKEVDFFSIGTNDLTQYTLAVDRGNDLISHLYNPISPAILKLIKNVIDVSHKNKKWTGMCGELAGDERITALLLGMGLDEFSMSSTSIPKIKEKIRKTSFSKAQNLAKKILDLPTTKEIFNLLNKFN